In Lycium ferocissimum isolate CSIRO_LF1 unplaced genomic scaffold, AGI_CSIRO_Lferr_CH_V1 ctg285, whole genome shotgun sequence, a single genomic region encodes these proteins:
- the LOC132043780 gene encoding ATP-dependent Clp protease ATP-binding subunit CLPT2, chloroplastic-like: protein MAVQPLSTIVTTSKGINHLNYRVPTKNTTLEAKHLQNQWLGTPIKYSLQSKNYKPFLTKHCPIKATLSFSLPYGKPDPAVSIEKIPKWSSKAIKSFAMGELEARKLKYPTTGTEALLMGILIEGTNFASKYLRGNGITLFKVREETIKIRGKADLFYFSPEHPPLTEDAQKALDWALDEKLKSGQNGEITTTHLLLGVWSQQGSPGYKVLATLGFNDEKAKELENVISEPGFFED from the exons ATGGCTGTTCAACCTCTCTCCACTATAGTAACCACTTCAAAAGGCATCAACCACCTCAATTACAGAGTACCCACAAAAAACACAACATTGGAAGCAAAACATTTGCAAAACCAATGGCTTGGAACTCCAATTAAATACTCTCTTCAATCCAAGAATTACAAACCATTTCTTACTAAACATTGCCCCATTAAAGCCACTCTCTCCTTCAGCCTTCCCTATGG AAAGCCAGATCCTGCAGTATCTATTGAGAAAATTCCTAA ATGGTCGTCAAAGGCGATAAAATCATTTGCCATGGGTGAACTGGAAGCAAGAAAACTTAAATATCCCACTACCGGAACAGAAGCTCTTCTTATGGGGATTTTGATTGAAG GTACGAATTTTGCTTCAAAATATTTGAGGGGAAATGGTATTACACTCTTTAAAGTTCGTGAAGAAACTATCAAAATACGTGGAAAAGCAGACTTGTTCTATTTCAGTCCCGAGCATCCTCCTTTGACTGAAGATGCACAAAAGGCTCTTGATTGGGCACTTGATGAAAAGCTCAAATCCG GTCAAAATGGGGAGATTACAACTACTCATTTGCTCCTTGGAGTATGGTCACAACAAGGTTCACCAGGTTATAAGGTACTCGCTACATTGGGCTTCAATGACGAAAAAGCTAAAGAACTGGAGAATGTAATTTCAGAACCTGGATTTTTTGAGGATTAA